One part of the Nostoc sp. PCC 7120 = FACHB-418 genome encodes these proteins:
- a CDS encoding AMP-binding protein, giving the protein MINRQRQILSLTPHHAATLVDVLRAWTQQKGDAVGFAFWQDDKQVHLTYTELDHKARAIAVHLQAMRWQGERVLLMYPPGLELIAALMGCFYAGLVAVPVYPPRPNNNITRLLSIGEDAQAKGILTKVSLENSLKQVSKNTAFEALPKVATDSIILSVGEAWQNPQLTADSLALLQYTSGSTGTPKGVMLSHGNLLHNLGQIYQRFGHSANTHVVSWLPPYHDMGLIGGILQPLYGGFPVTLMSPVAFLQKPLRWLQAISQTQATTSGAPNFAYEMCVRNIRLDECLDLDLSSWELAFTGAEPIRQETLERFATTFKTYGFRREAFYPCYGLAEATLFVTGKNKDEIVFNHTSQSLVSCGSPSDDQTIIIVNPESREPCAAGEEGEIWLKGASVAQGYWQNPQETKATFQGALASGTGGFLRTGDLGYLNSGELFVTGRIKDVMIIRGQNYYPHDIEAAVSQCHPALSAYWGAAFSVEVDGEERLVVVQEVERSSWRRLDEDGIIAAIRGAVSCEFGLQVYGICLLKPGSIPKTSSGKVQRFACREGFVCGGLDVVFGWELAHAEAQRRREERGEEKEKIVDGLIGWLRDYANHHINSRLMDERRCISPHVVLDFGNKGLLGMQVPSCYGGLGLGYTDTIRIIQQLGAIDPTLALFVGLNNVLGVRPILMYGTDALKAELLPILATGRELAAFALTETGAGANPQAIQSQAISDGDGWLLRGEKIWSGSAAWAGVINVFVKHQQGISGFVVRRGSPGLRQGAEALTMGMRGMVQNTVYLEDIPVTSAQVLGEVGKGMNVAQDAMMYGRLAIASACVGGMQRCVQLMWRYSQRRQIATGKLLDHPIVLHRLQELTCAITVVQSLVMRVGKLLDAGETVPAEVYAACKISAPEFYWQAADLLVQTLGGRGYIESNIAPQILRDARVLRIFEGPTETLCGFLGARVLKQGETLQNFLCQTLGAVEVGTRLRDAVDKIRGRCFDGANITVQRWVYHQVGKLATEAILWAVLDDKSAINWVKHRFDEQLQEILSFNTDNLLFLNGQSLVHHLNEYTKTIGDIEQNLAGEAQELDELLRQSGENPQFIPTTADLPASSEIQTWLKTWISQKLRQPISTIDVNRAFAEYGMDSVTAIELTQDLQEWLKISQPLDATIAWNFPTINALANYLGEVTKENAVPSDNNLDDLSTTDIAQLLSQEIAIARHRKPQMK; this is encoded by the coding sequence ATGATTAACCGCCAACGACAAATATTGTCATTAACTCCACACCATGCAGCGACACTTGTGGATGTCTTACGCGCATGGACGCAGCAAAAAGGTGATGCGGTTGGTTTTGCTTTTTGGCAAGATGACAAACAGGTACATCTTACATACACGGAGTTAGACCACAAAGCGCGAGCCATTGCAGTGCATTTACAAGCTATGCGCTGGCAGGGAGAACGTGTATTATTAATGTATCCGCCAGGGTTGGAATTGATTGCAGCTCTTATGGGTTGCTTTTATGCGGGTTTGGTGGCAGTTCCTGTATATCCTCCGCGTCCCAATAATAACATAACGAGGTTGTTGTCAATTGGTGAAGATGCCCAAGCTAAGGGAATTTTGACGAAAGTATCCTTAGAAAATTCTTTAAAACAAGTATCTAAAAATACTGCTTTTGAGGCTTTGCCGAAAGTTGCTACAGATAGCATCATTTTATCTGTCGGTGAAGCTTGGCAGAATCCTCAACTGACAGCCGATAGTCTGGCTTTACTACAATATACTTCTGGTTCGACCGGCACACCAAAGGGCGTGATGCTGAGTCATGGTAATTTGCTGCATAACTTAGGGCAAATTTATCAACGTTTTGGACATTCTGCTAATACTCACGTTGTCAGTTGGTTGCCACCTTATCATGACATGGGTTTGATTGGCGGAATTTTGCAGCCTTTATATGGAGGTTTTCCCGTCACTTTGATGTCTCCTGTAGCTTTTCTACAAAAACCCCTGCGTTGGTTACAAGCAATTTCTCAAACTCAAGCTACCACAAGCGGCGCACCCAATTTCGCCTATGAAATGTGTGTCCGCAATATCCGTCTTGATGAATGTCTTGATTTAGATTTGAGTAGTTGGGAGTTGGCGTTTACAGGTGCAGAACCAATTCGCCAGGAGACACTAGAAAGATTTGCTACTACTTTTAAAACTTATGGTTTTCGTCGAGAAGCGTTTTATCCTTGCTATGGTTTAGCTGAGGCGACTTTGTTTGTCACTGGTAAAAATAAGGATGAAATAGTATTTAATCATACTTCTCAATCCTTGGTTAGTTGTGGTTCTCCCAGTGATGACCAGACTATAATTATAGTTAATCCTGAATCTAGAGAACCCTGTGCAGCCGGGGAAGAAGGGGAAATTTGGCTCAAAGGTGCAAGTGTCGCCCAAGGTTATTGGCAAAATCCCCAAGAAACAAAAGCAACTTTTCAAGGGGCTTTGGCTTCGGGAACTGGCGGGTTTTTACGCACGGGTGACTTGGGGTATTTAAACTCAGGCGAATTATTTGTCACCGGCAGGATAAAAGATGTGATGATAATTCGGGGACAAAATTACTATCCTCACGATATTGAGGCGGCTGTTTCCCAGTGTCATCCGGCTTTGAGTGCCTATTGGGGTGCGGCGTTTAGTGTGGAAGTAGACGGGGAAGAACGGTTGGTGGTGGTGCAGGAGGTTGAACGTAGTAGTTGGCGTAGGCTTGATGAGGATGGGATTATTGCGGCGATTCGTGGTGCTGTTTCCTGTGAGTTTGGTTTGCAGGTGTATGGGATTTGTTTGTTGAAGCCTGGGAGTATTCCTAAGACTTCTAGTGGGAAGGTGCAGCGTTTTGCTTGTCGGGAGGGGTTTGTTTGTGGGGGGTTGGATGTGGTGTTTGGGTGGGAATTAGCTCACGCAGAGGCGCAGAGGCGCAGAGAGGAGAGGGGAGAAGAGAAAGAAAAGATAGTAGATGGGTTGATTGGGTGGTTACGGGATTATGCTAACCATCATATTAATTCGCGGTTGATGGATGAACGGCGTTGTATTTCGCCTCATGTGGTTTTGGATTTTGGGAATAAGGGTTTGTTGGGGATGCAAGTCCCTTCCTGTTATGGTGGGTTGGGTTTGGGATATACGGACACCATCAGGATTATACAACAGCTTGGGGCGATTGATCCGACTTTGGCTTTGTTTGTGGGGTTGAATAATGTTTTGGGGGTGCGTCCTATATTAATGTATGGGACGGATGCTTTAAAGGCGGAACTTTTACCGATTTTGGCGACGGGGCGGGAATTGGCAGCTTTTGCACTGACGGAAACGGGTGCTGGGGCGAATCCGCAAGCTATACAGTCGCAAGCGATTAGTGATGGTGATGGTTGGTTGTTGCGGGGGGAAAAGATTTGGAGTGGTTCGGCGGCTTGGGCTGGTGTGATTAATGTGTTTGTCAAACATCAGCAGGGTATTAGCGGTTTTGTGGTGCGTCGCGGTAGTCCTGGTTTGCGTCAAGGTGCGGAAGCGTTGACGATGGGAATGCGGGGAATGGTACAGAATACGGTTTATTTGGAAGATATTCCGGTGACATCCGCGCAAGTTTTGGGTGAAGTCGGGAAGGGGATGAATGTCGCTCAAGATGCCATGATGTATGGGAGATTAGCGATCGCATCTGCTTGTGTCGGTGGGATGCAACGCTGTGTACAATTAATGTGGCGTTATAGTCAACGGCGACAAATCGCTACAGGGAAGTTACTCGACCATCCCATAGTTTTACATCGTCTGCAAGAATTGACTTGTGCGATTACTGTTGTCCAGAGTTTGGTGATGCGGGTAGGAAAATTACTCGACGCTGGTGAAACTGTGCCGGCGGAAGTATATGCAGCTTGTAAAATTTCTGCACCGGAATTTTATTGGCAAGCAGCAGATTTATTGGTACAAACTTTAGGGGGACGAGGATATATAGAAAGTAATATTGCACCGCAAATTCTCAGAGATGCGCGAGTTTTGCGGATATTTGAAGGGCCGACAGAAACTTTGTGTGGGTTTTTGGGTGCGCGTGTGTTGAAACAGGGTGAGACATTGCAAAATTTCCTCTGTCAAACTTTGGGTGCGGTGGAAGTCGGTACGAGGTTAAGGGATGCTGTTGATAAAATTAGAGGACGCTGTTTTGATGGTGCTAATATTACAGTGCAGCGTTGGGTTTATCATCAAGTCGGTAAACTCGCAACTGAAGCGATATTATGGGCAGTATTAGATGATAAATCTGCAATAAATTGGGTAAAACATCGCTTTGATGAACAACTGCAAGAAATCTTGAGTTTTAACACCGATAACTTACTATTTCTCAATGGTCAAAGTTTAGTTCATCACCTCAACGAATACACAAAAACCATCGGTGACATTGAACAAAATCTGGCTGGGGAAGCGCAAGAGTTAGATGAGTTACTGCGTCAGTCAGGGGAGAATCCCCAGTTTATTCCCACAACAGCAGATTTACCCGCATCCTCAGAGATTCAAACCTGGTTAAAAACTTGGATATCTCAAAAATTACGCCAGCCAATTTCTACTATAGATGTAAATAGAGCCTTCGCCGAATACGGTATGGATTCCGTCACAGCGATAGAACTAACCCAAGATTTACAAGAATGGTTGAAGATTTCCCAACCTTTAGATGCGACTATCGCTTGGAATTTCCCCACCATTAACGCCTTAGCTAACTACTTGGGGGAAGTTACCAAAGAAAATGCTGTACCTTCAGATAACAACTTGGATGACTTATCTACTACAGATATAGCACAACTCTTAAGCCAAGAAATTGCGATCGCTCGTCACCGTAAACCTCAAATGAAATGA